A genomic region of Runella rosea contains the following coding sequences:
- a CDS encoding FAD:protein FMN transferase: MKLMFLLLLAFIPAFGQGQGSVSLGESMVSLTGEAQGTTYRIKYRDEQKRSFQQQIDSLLAEIDQSLSIYRPDSEISQFNRSMSHRFMSPHFYTVLKKSAEVFRDTKGAFDPTVLPLVEAYGFGPAKRPKGTFVNVDSLLQYVGFQHITFDSISVVKQKANIRLDLNSIAQGYSVDVVAGVLEKQGIKNYMVEIGGEVRTKGQKNDGQAWTIGIENPLHPARLQTTIKLHNRAMTTAGNYRNRYEVNGQVFSHIINPKTGEMEQSSILSVTVLAEDAITADGYDTAFFVMGLEAVKQFMVTRRDMDVYILYTDDAGQLKTFSTAGIKNL, encoded by the coding sequence ATGAAACTGATGTTCCTCCTTCTACTTGCCTTCATTCCTGCTTTTGGGCAGGGGCAGGGGAGTGTATCTTTGGGAGAGTCAATGGTGAGCCTGACAGGAGAGGCGCAGGGAACAACGTATCGTATTAAATATCGTGACGAGCAAAAGCGTTCGTTTCAACAACAAATTGATTCTTTGCTGGCAGAGATTGACCAATCTCTGTCAATCTATCGACCCGACTCCGAGATTTCACAGTTTAATCGGTCGATGAGTCATCGGTTCATGTCGCCGCACTTTTATACTGTGCTGAAAAAGTCGGCAGAGGTATTTCGAGATACAAAAGGGGCGTTTGACCCAACCGTGTTGCCGTTGGTGGAAGCCTATGGATTTGGGCCAGCAAAACGGCCGAAAGGGACGTTTGTGAATGTGGATTCATTGTTGCAGTACGTTGGTTTTCAGCATATAACCTTTGATTCGATATCGGTTGTTAAACAAAAGGCAAACATTCGGTTAGACCTCAATTCCATTGCGCAGGGCTACAGTGTAGATGTAGTAGCGGGCGTTTTGGAGAAGCAGGGAATCAAAAACTACATGGTGGAAATTGGCGGAGAAGTTCGGACAAAAGGACAGAAAAATGACGGGCAAGCGTGGACCATAGGCATCGAAAACCCACTGCATCCAGCCAGGTTGCAAACAACAATCAAGCTGCACAATCGAGCCATGACCACGGCAGGCAATTACCGAAATCGGTACGAGGTCAACGGTCAGGTATTTAGTCACATTATCAACCCAAAAACGGGCGAAATGGAGCAGAGTTCCATCCTCAGCGTCACTGTTTTGGCAGAAGATGCCATTACCGCGGATGGTTACGATACCGCTTTTTTTGTCATGGGATTGGAAGCGGTCAAACAGTTTATGGTTACCCGAAGAGATATGGACGTGTATATCCTTTATACGGATGATGCCGGCCAGTTGAAAACATTCTCAACGGCTGGTATAAAGAATTTGTAA
- a CDS encoding FAD-dependent oxidoreductase, translating to MQPLFRTLLLLFISLKLSAQDHVFLETESFTDKGGWVIDQQSFVVMGSSYLMAHGMGRPVKDATTTILFPKKGKYRVWVRTKDWAPFPKGPGKFQVVLNGKPLNQVFGESGSDVWKWYPGGEIEVQNEQMSVALHDLTGFNGRCDAILFTNSPTFIPPDKLDAMTAFRKQQLKLTDAPTQANNFDLVVIGGGIAGTCAAISASRMGLKVALIQDRPVLGGNNSSEIRVHLMGDVDKNHYPKLGRIVREMDNGDPGNGNPDAKEYGDARKTAIVKGERNISLFLNTHVYKVEKNGDKIVAVVGRDIATNKETRFTGTFFSDCTGDGTIGELAGAEFRMGRESKAETGESLAADKADNFTLGTSNLWASLERDTVSSFPETPWAIQFSDEYHIDDSKADWQWETGFGNFNTITDAEKIRDHNLRAIYGNWSYLKKNKAAKYAKRELAWVAYIGGKRESRRLMGDHVLTQMDIQEGKQYPDGTVTATWTIDLHFPDERNKKYFEGQEFFAGTKHIKVAPYTIPYRCLYSKNISNLFMAGRNISTTHVAFGSTRVMRTCGMMGEVVGFAAYLTKKYNTSPRGVYQEYLPELMAIIKDETPPGKP from the coding sequence ATGCAACCGCTATTCCGAACGCTCCTCTTACTGTTTATATCGCTGAAGCTATCGGCACAGGATCATGTTTTTCTGGAAACGGAATCCTTCACCGATAAAGGCGGCTGGGTCATCGACCAGCAATCGTTTGTGGTCATGGGCTCGTCGTACCTTATGGCGCATGGTATGGGCCGTCCGGTAAAAGATGCCACCACGACCATTCTCTTTCCCAAAAAAGGGAAATATCGAGTTTGGGTACGCACCAAAGATTGGGCACCGTTTCCGAAAGGTCCGGGCAAATTTCAGGTCGTTCTGAACGGTAAACCCCTCAACCAAGTGTTCGGCGAAAGCGGCTCCGACGTGTGGAAATGGTATCCGGGCGGTGAAATTGAGGTCCAAAACGAACAAATGAGCGTGGCATTGCACGATTTGACCGGTTTCAATGGCCGCTGCGATGCGATTCTGTTTACAAATTCTCCTACGTTTATCCCGCCCGATAAACTCGACGCGATGACGGCTTTTCGTAAGCAGCAACTGAAACTGACCGATGCGCCCACCCAAGCCAATAACTTTGATTTGGTGGTCATAGGCGGTGGTATTGCTGGAACCTGCGCAGCCATCTCAGCTTCTCGCATGGGCTTAAAAGTAGCTTTGATTCAGGACCGTCCAGTATTGGGAGGAAACAACAGCTCCGAAATACGAGTGCATTTGATGGGCGATGTCGACAAAAATCATTACCCAAAACTCGGCCGAATTGTACGTGAAATGGATAACGGTGACCCCGGCAACGGAAACCCGGACGCCAAAGAATACGGCGACGCCCGAAAAACGGCCATTGTGAAAGGAGAACGAAATATCTCGCTGTTTTTGAATACGCACGTGTACAAAGTGGAAAAAAACGGGGATAAAATTGTAGCGGTTGTTGGTCGCGACATTGCTACCAATAAAGAAACGCGCTTTACGGGAACGTTTTTCTCTGACTGCACCGGCGACGGCACCATCGGCGAGTTGGCAGGGGCGGAATTCAGAATGGGCCGCGAAAGCAAAGCCGAAACCGGCGAATCGTTGGCCGCCGACAAAGCCGATAATTTTACTTTAGGAACCTCTAACCTCTGGGCCTCGCTGGAGCGTGATACCGTGTCCTCGTTTCCTGAAACCCCTTGGGCGATACAGTTTTCCGACGAATACCACATCGATGACTCCAAAGCCGACTGGCAATGGGAAACGGGTTTCGGTAATTTTAACACCATTACCGACGCCGAAAAAATACGCGACCACAACCTACGGGCCATTTACGGCAACTGGTCCTATTTGAAAAAGAACAAAGCGGCCAAATACGCCAAGCGCGAACTGGCATGGGTGGCTTACATCGGCGGCAAGCGTGAATCGCGCCGGTTGATGGGCGACCACGTGCTGACCCAGATGGACATTCAGGAAGGCAAACAATATCCAGACGGCACCGTAACCGCGACTTGGACCATCGACCTGCATTTTCCAGACGAGCGCAACAAAAAGTATTTTGAAGGACAGGAGTTTTTTGCGGGCACAAAGCATATCAAAGTGGCTCCTTATACCATTCCGTACCGTTGTCTGTACTCCAAAAACATCAGCAACCTCTTCATGGCCGGGCGTAACATCAGCACCACGCACGTTGCTTTTGGGAGTACGCGGGTGATGCGCACCTGCGGCATGATGGGAGAAGTGGTGGGCTTTGCCGCTTACCTGACCAAAAAATACAACACTTCTCCGCGCGGCGTGTATCAGGAATACTTGCCCGAATTGATGGCAATCATTAAAGACGAAACACCACCCGGCAAACCTTAA
- a CDS encoding RagB/SusD family nutrient uptake outer membrane protein → MKRYNKLIGLCSALLVLTTSCDLEETIYSSIYTEAFYKTAADAEKGLVAVYDPIGDMGVGPALTIVSDFSADQCYPRAVVGRNTLTLFAYDANYTTQRTAGRTNESPQQIWASSYDGIEKANWIIEKVPAAIMDETRKKQIIGEAYFMRAFYHWTLTKNFGDVPVKTKPSTSEVEATIGKSLKADVYKQIYSDLDMASAAGLLSYPAVEKGRPSKEVVNALYAKAALYNEDWQKALQKAQEVINSGKYSLMPDVRDVYRYDKEDAARVENMWAFEVAPISPGRTHQLTGLCGPPGNAGADYARTSFGSMFAYQTFFNSFDPADKRRQLLDTTFVDRSGKTVPQRSITPVTTQGVLIKKYQDPNTIVGQIPNIPIFRLPDMYLIAAEAEARLNGATATAYGFVNVIRKRAGLPDLKAGLSKDAFIDAVLQERSWEFFAEGDRWYDLTRTDKFMSVIPKAVNNVYPVRTPTAKNKYFPIPLDEINANPKLEQNPAWK, encoded by the coding sequence ATGAAAAGATATAATAAACTCATTGGCTTGTGCTCAGCCCTGTTGGTGCTCACGACAAGTTGTGATTTGGAAGAAACCATTTACTCGTCTATTTATACCGAGGCTTTTTATAAAACGGCGGCAGATGCTGAAAAAGGTCTTGTGGCGGTCTATGATCCCATTGGTGACATGGGGGTCGGTCCTGCTTTAACGATCGTGTCGGATTTCAGCGCCGATCAGTGTTATCCGCGCGCGGTGGTGGGACGCAATACGTTGACCTTGTTTGCATACGACGCCAATTATACTACGCAGCGTACGGCAGGTCGCACCAACGAATCACCCCAACAAATCTGGGCTTCGAGCTACGATGGTATCGAAAAAGCGAACTGGATTATTGAAAAAGTACCCGCTGCCATCATGGATGAAACGCGCAAAAAGCAAATCATCGGAGAAGCGTATTTTATGCGGGCGTTTTATCACTGGACGCTCACCAAAAACTTTGGGGATGTGCCTGTTAAAACAAAACCAAGTACTTCAGAAGTAGAAGCCACGATTGGAAAAAGCCTCAAAGCGGATGTTTATAAGCAAATTTATAGCGATTTGGATATGGCGTCGGCGGCAGGTTTGCTTTCATACCCCGCTGTTGAAAAAGGGCGGCCTTCCAAAGAAGTAGTGAATGCACTCTACGCCAAAGCGGCTTTGTACAATGAAGATTGGCAAAAAGCCCTGCAAAAAGCGCAGGAAGTCATCAATTCGGGTAAATATTCGCTTATGCCTGATGTGCGCGATGTGTATCGTTATGATAAAGAAGATGCGGCTCGGGTCGAAAACATGTGGGCTTTTGAAGTCGCTCCCATTTCGCCTGGTCGTACGCACCAATTGACCGGCCTTTGCGGCCCTCCTGGCAACGCTGGTGCCGACTATGCCCGGACGTCGTTTGGGTCGATGTTTGCCTACCAAACCTTCTTTAATTCTTTTGATCCAGCGGATAAAAGACGTCAGTTATTGGACACAACTTTTGTGGACAGAAGCGGCAAAACCGTGCCTCAACGAAGCATAACGCCCGTTACCACGCAGGGGGTGTTGATTAAAAAATACCAAGACCCTAATACGATCGTGGGTCAGATTCCCAATATCCCCATTTTTCGCTTGCCGGATATGTACCTGATCGCGGCCGAAGCCGAAGCCCGTCTGAACGGTGCCACTGCCACCGCGTATGGATTTGTAAATGTGATTCGTAAACGGGCAGGTCTCCCTGATTTGAAAGCGGGCCTGAGCAAAGATGCCTTCATTGATGCGGTGTTGCAGGAACGTTCGTGGGAGTTTTTTGCCGAAGGCGATCGCTGGTATGATTTGACCCGAACCGACAAATTTATGAGTGTGATCCCTAAAGCCGTCAACAACGTCTATCCAGTGCGTACACCGACGGCTAAGAACAAGTATTTTCCAATTCCGCTGGACGAAATCAACGCCAATCCTAAATTGGAACAAAATCCTGCTTGGAAGTAA
- a CDS encoding SusC/RagA family TonB-linked outer membrane protein, with product MLGKLRIWLLAFGFMTNAYAQDLNIRGKVADGAGASLPGVNVTVKGTQKGAVSDGDGNYQLNGVPSKATLVFSFIGYLKQEIDVNNRSVIDVSLQADVKALNEVVVVGYGTQRKIETTGSIASVKASDLVQTPVANVAQGLQARVSGIQINQNSGAPGGNVSVRIRGTNSINGASEPLYVVDGIQISNGGGINDVSPLSTINPNDIESVEVLKDASASAIYGARAANGVVLITTKRGRSGGTRVTFDSYYGTQKVSKTLPTLNAAEFAQLENEVFKNSYYKDPASLGEGVNWQNIIFRQAPIQNHQLSINGGNDKTQLAMSANYFNQDGIIINSNFKRYSYRLNLDHKISNRVKVGTSILGSYSVNSGVQTGSTSQGDADVVTGSILGAAIGAPPNLQPYRADGSVFPFGEQEDGRYREVTNPLGIASVLNQTALKRTLVNLYGEATILKGLTYRASFNADLQNNIADRYSPRSIISVRDLNDNSGSGSKSNSNFLGLLHESILTYAQTIAETHSLKFTGVFASQAEFSNANSISASGFPNDATQNEAVQLALNRTVSSSRSKQRLDSYMGRVNYGYKDKYFLDLTARVDGSSRFGANNKYGFFPAVSAAWRLIEEPFLKNISWLSDLKLRASYGITGNAGGISPYQSLSTVAATGSDYVFNNAYVTGINPTGIANPDLRWEKSTQTNIGLDVSLLNNRFSLIVDVYDKITKDLLYIKTLPLSSGYGSITGNYASLENKGIEFAANARILDGPLKWTVSANLTRNRNKVLDLDGGTTQERFITSYTILKVGEPLGLIKSYIFDGINQTGETILPGYDGRLGGHKIKDLNGDGTITSADQTITGNPNPNFIFGFSTNVSYKGFDLSAFLSGSQGNDIYNLSRLSFENPLGQRNLLKGVVNRWTPTNPSNQYVSAAQGGRLPVSNYYVEDGSYVRCKNITLGYTLPAIKGVQNIRVYVSGNNLFTVTNYSGFDPEVNTFAGSNTVIGVDNFVYPQARSFLGGIQLTF from the coding sequence ATGCTGGGAAAATTACGAATATGGCTACTGGCGTTTGGTTTTATGACCAATGCGTATGCCCAAGATCTGAACATAAGGGGTAAAGTCGCCGATGGTGCTGGAGCCTCTCTACCGGGCGTTAATGTCACAGTAAAAGGCACACAGAAGGGGGCGGTTTCAGATGGTGATGGCAACTACCAACTCAACGGTGTGCCGTCAAAAGCCACCTTGGTCTTCTCGTTTATTGGGTATTTAAAACAAGAAATTGATGTTAATAACCGCAGTGTTATTGATGTGTCGCTCCAAGCCGATGTCAAGGCACTTAATGAGGTCGTGGTGGTAGGTTATGGTACGCAGCGAAAAATTGAGACAACGGGGTCGATTGCCTCGGTGAAAGCATCTGATTTGGTGCAAACGCCCGTAGCCAACGTGGCGCAGGGCTTGCAGGCGAGGGTTTCAGGGATTCAAATCAACCAAAACTCAGGTGCCCCGGGTGGAAACGTAAGCGTCAGGATTCGGGGAACGAACTCCATCAACGGTGCATCAGAACCTTTATATGTCGTAGACGGAATTCAGATTTCCAATGGCGGCGGAATTAACGACGTTAGTCCGCTTTCGACCATCAATCCCAACGATATTGAAAGCGTGGAAGTATTGAAAGATGCCTCTGCTTCAGCTATTTACGGGGCAAGGGCCGCCAATGGTGTAGTGCTGATTACGACCAAACGAGGTCGCAGCGGCGGAACGCGAGTGACGTTTGACAGTTATTATGGAACTCAAAAAGTATCTAAAACCCTGCCGACGCTCAACGCCGCCGAATTTGCGCAATTGGAAAACGAAGTGTTTAAAAACAGCTATTACAAAGACCCGGCGTCGTTGGGTGAAGGTGTCAACTGGCAAAACATTATTTTCCGTCAGGCACCGATTCAAAACCACCAACTGTCAATCAATGGTGGTAACGACAAAACGCAATTGGCAATGTCGGCCAACTATTTTAATCAAGATGGTATCATTATCAATTCCAACTTTAAACGCTATTCTTATCGTCTAAATCTGGACCACAAAATCAGTAATCGCGTAAAAGTGGGAACCAGTATTTTGGGAAGCTATTCGGTCAATTCTGGCGTACAAACGGGTTCAACGAGTCAGGGAGATGCTGATGTCGTGACGGGCAGTATTTTGGGCGCGGCTATCGGCGCACCACCGAATTTACAACCTTATCGTGCTGATGGAAGCGTGTTTCCTTTTGGTGAGCAGGAAGACGGACGGTACCGCGAGGTAACCAATCCGTTGGGAATTGCTTCGGTACTCAACCAAACAGCCTTGAAGCGTACCTTGGTAAATCTGTATGGCGAAGCCACTATTCTGAAAGGCCTGACCTACCGTGCGTCGTTCAACGCTGATCTACAGAACAATATTGCCGACCGTTATTCACCGCGCTCTATCATCAGTGTCAGAGATTTGAACGACAATTCGGGTTCGGGTTCCAAATCAAATTCCAACTTTTTGGGCTTATTGCACGAAAGTATTTTGACCTATGCTCAAACCATTGCTGAGACGCATAGCCTGAAGTTTACGGGCGTATTTGCCTCACAGGCAGAGTTTTCCAATGCAAACTCCATCAGCGCGTCGGGTTTCCCGAACGACGCTACTCAAAACGAAGCGGTGCAATTGGCCCTTAACCGCACCGTCAGTAGCAGTCGCAGTAAACAGCGTTTGGACTCGTACATGGGACGTGTCAATTACGGCTACAAAGACAAATATTTTTTGGACTTGACCGCGCGCGTCGACGGTTCGAGCCGCTTTGGAGCTAACAATAAATACGGCTTTTTTCCTGCGGTTTCAGCCGCATGGCGCTTGATCGAAGAGCCGTTTTTGAAAAATATTTCGTGGTTGTCTGACCTTAAATTGCGGGCAAGCTACGGGATTACGGGAAATGCGGGTGGTATTTCACCGTATCAGTCCCTGAGTACAGTAGCCGCTACGGGTAGTGATTATGTTTTCAATAATGCCTACGTAACGGGTATCAATCCTACGGGCATTGCCAACCCTGATTTGCGTTGGGAAAAATCAACCCAAACCAATATTGGTCTGGACGTGAGTTTGCTCAATAATCGCTTTAGTCTGATTGTAGATGTATATGATAAAATAACTAAAGACTTATTGTATATCAAAACATTACCGCTTTCGTCGGGTTATGGCAGCATTACTGGAAACTACGCCTCATTGGAAAATAAAGGAATCGAGTTTGCGGCCAATGCACGTATTTTAGACGGCCCGTTGAAATGGACTGTTTCGGCTAATTTGACCCGCAATCGCAACAAAGTGCTTGATTTGGACGGAGGAACTACGCAGGAACGTTTCATTACAAGCTATACGATTCTAAAAGTGGGTGAGCCTTTGGGCTTGATTAAATCGTACATTTTTGACGGAATCAACCAAACGGGAGAAACCATTTTGCCAGGTTATGATGGTCGTTTGGGGGGACATAAAATCAAAGACCTGAATGGGGACGGAACCATTACGTCGGCCGACCAAACCATTACTGGCAACCCGAATCCTAATTTTATCTTCGGCTTTTCGACCAATGTTTCTTACAAAGGCTTCGACTTGAGTGCTTTCCTTTCGGGTTCCCAAGGAAATGATATCTACAACCTGAGCCGTCTTTCGTTTGAAAATCCGCTGGGACAACGCAATTTGTTGAAAGGTGTAGTAAACCGTTGGACACCGACCAACCCAAGCAACCAGTACGTAAGTGCGGCGCAGGGTGGACGCTTGCCGGTGAGTAACTATTACGTAGAAGACGGCTCGTACGTTCGTTGTAAAAACATTACCCTCGGCTATACCCTTCCAGCCATCAAAGGCGTGCAAAATATCCGCGTGTATGTTTCAGGAAACAACCTGTTTACGGTCACCAACTACAGCGGATTCGACCCTGAGGTAAACACCTTTGCGGGTTCAAATACGGTCATTGGGGTAGACAACTTTGTGTATCCACAGGCGCGGTCCTTCTTGGGCGGTATTCAGTTAACGTTTTAA
- a CDS encoding alpha-L-fucosidase yields the protein MKKLSIILLFVLIAFQGNSQKNISKEQRLKWWQDAKMGLFIHWGPVSLIGKEISWSRNGYGKSKYDSLYLRFNPKQFNAKEWVKLAKAGGMKYLVLTSKHHDGFCLFDTKTTSYNIMNSPFGRDVCKELAQAAHEAGMPIGWYFSVADWKDPDCRNPKTNDVFANRVEQQVRELLTNYGKISLLWIDYEGAPSPIHPKRVFDLARTLQPEIIINNRLEPFNPDESHARVGQYADYATPEGFVAGYGAVPWETCTNMGHQWAWRFNDTPRSLKESLHTLLRCVGGNGNLLFNIGPDSSGVFPPNFVARATEMGNWLNKNAEAVYQTKGGVYTPSKNYVSSYRGNTLYLHLLNQTDDEIKLPPMAANIKKASFLNGNAISFTQSKADITLKVPQNGRDSIAAIVELTLDKPAAQLGQIIPFTTTNSLAYGKKATASSALGQFLHDPSAAVDDNPATFWKMGRRTDVDFEAYYGKDVHYQTEAAFNLFQNKGWLEVDLGTKQTVKQLKVSELVYQKSQIKRFEIQYEKEGQWLTLAQDEKMGNWSKDISPVTAQKFRLVILDSYGFAGVREFQLF from the coding sequence ATGAAAAAATTATCTATCATTCTGTTGTTTGTCCTGATTGCTTTTCAGGGTAATTCTCAAAAAAACATTTCAAAAGAGCAGCGCTTAAAGTGGTGGCAAGATGCCAAAATGGGCTTGTTTATCCACTGGGGGCCTGTTTCGTTGATTGGGAAAGAAATCAGTTGGTCGCGCAATGGCTATGGTAAAAGCAAGTACGATTCGTTGTATTTGAGATTTAATCCTAAGCAATTCAACGCCAAAGAATGGGTAAAGTTGGCCAAAGCGGGAGGAATGAAGTATTTGGTTTTGACTTCAAAACACCACGACGGATTTTGCCTCTTTGATACCAAAACCACGTCCTACAACATCATGAATAGCCCTTTTGGGCGGGATGTTTGTAAAGAACTTGCCCAAGCTGCCCACGAAGCGGGGATGCCCATCGGCTGGTATTTTTCGGTGGCCGACTGGAAAGACCCCGATTGTCGCAACCCCAAAACGAATGATGTTTTTGCCAATCGAGTGGAGCAACAGGTGCGCGAATTGTTGACGAACTACGGCAAAATCAGTTTGTTATGGATAGATTACGAAGGGGCACCCAGCCCGATTCACCCCAAAAGAGTGTTTGATTTGGCGCGCACTTTGCAGCCCGAAATCATCATCAACAATCGGCTCGAACCCTTCAATCCCGACGAATCGCACGCACGGGTAGGGCAGTATGCCGACTATGCTACGCCCGAAGGTTTTGTGGCGGGTTATGGCGCAGTGCCTTGGGAAACCTGCACCAACATGGGTCATCAGTGGGCGTGGCGATTCAACGATACGCCCCGGAGTTTGAAAGAATCTTTGCATACATTGCTTCGTTGCGTAGGTGGAAACGGCAATCTTTTGTTCAACATCGGTCCAGACAGTTCGGGCGTTTTTCCACCCAACTTTGTAGCACGGGCAACAGAGATGGGCAATTGGCTGAACAAAAACGCAGAAGCAGTTTACCAAACCAAAGGAGGAGTGTATACTCCCTCAAAAAACTACGTGAGTTCGTACCGAGGCAATACACTGTATTTGCATTTGTTGAATCAAACCGACGACGAAATCAAGCTGCCACCCATGGCTGCCAATATTAAAAAAGCCTCTTTTTTGAATGGAAACGCTATTTCATTTACACAAAGTAAGGCGGATATTACTTTAAAAGTACCCCAAAACGGGCGTGATTCTATTGCGGCAATTGTGGAGCTAACGCTGGATAAACCCGCTGCTCAGTTGGGACAAATTATCCCTTTTACAACCACCAATTCATTGGCTTACGGCAAAAAAGCGACGGCTTCGAGTGCGTTGGGGCAGTTTTTACACGATCCATCAGCCGCAGTTGACGACAACCCCGCTACTTTTTGGAAAATGGGACGGCGTACCGACGTAGATTTTGAGGCGTATTATGGAAAAGACGTGCATTATCAGACAGAAGCGGCTTTTAATTTATTTCAGAACAAAGGTTGGCTGGAAGTAGATTTGGGTACAAAACAAACCGTTAAGCAGCTTAAAGTGAGCGAATTGGTTTATCAGAAATCTCAAATCAAACGCTTTGAAATTCAGTATGAAAAAGAAGGGCAATGGCTGACGCTGGCGCAGGATGAAAAAATGGGCAATTGGAGCAAAGATATTAGCCCCGTAACAGCCCAAAAGTTTCGTTTGGTGATTTTAGATTCCTACGGTTTTGCAGGAGTTAGGGAGTTTCAGTTGTTTTGA
- the fucP gene encoding L-fucose:H+ symporter permease, translated as MKNRNPFLIPLLVVMSLMFIWNLSRNINDVLIPHLKRACQLTDFQSSLVQSAFFGGYFLLALPVGQYIRRFGYRAGMITGLLMAAVGAFIFFPAAETRFYPLFLTALFIMAAGFTFLEVTATPYLSILGDPEKASSRLSLAAAVGSMGATLGPYIGAVFLLHATDTSEATVQQFNPSQLSAYLNAEAQLVKMPYLSLGALFVILGVALFFIKLPDIQEEGEQNIRLNAIFKFKHTVLGALGVFCYLGAEVGIVSFLIRYAKSLEINELSEQKAALFITLFMALVLVGRLSGAYFLQKVNPSKMLMACALGAIGLVTVAILSTGYVSIVSLSIVGLCTSVMYPILFTLSIKNLGAYTKTGSSLIIMSIVGGAIVPPLMGLVSDMYSIRFAFVLPILCYAYIFYYAQKGHVIK; from the coding sequence GTGAAAAACCGCAACCCATTTCTGATACCGCTTTTGGTCGTCATGAGCCTGATGTTTATTTGGAATTTGAGTCGAAATATCAACGATGTGCTCATTCCCCACCTCAAAAGAGCCTGTCAATTGACGGATTTTCAGTCATCATTGGTGCAGTCGGCTTTTTTTGGCGGGTATTTTTTGTTGGCCTTGCCCGTGGGTCAATACATTCGTCGCTTTGGCTATCGGGCAGGCATGATTACGGGACTTTTAATGGCGGCGGTGGGGGCATTTATATTTTTTCCAGCCGCCGAAACGCGCTTTTATCCACTTTTTTTGACGGCTTTGTTCATCATGGCCGCAGGCTTTACTTTTCTGGAAGTGACGGCTACGCCCTACCTCTCCATTTTGGGGGACCCCGAAAAAGCGTCAAGTCGGCTCAGTTTGGCGGCGGCGGTAGGCTCTATGGGTGCTACCCTCGGCCCTTACATTGGGGCGGTGTTTTTACTTCACGCCACCGATACTTCCGAAGCTACCGTTCAGCAGTTCAACCCAAGCCAATTGTCGGCTTATCTCAATGCCGAAGCTCAATTGGTCAAAATGCCTTACCTGAGCTTGGGGGCCTTGTTTGTGATACTGGGGGTGGCTTTGTTTTTTATTAAACTACCTGATATTCAAGAAGAAGGTGAACAGAATATTCGATTAAATGCCATTTTTAAATTTAAACATACTGTTCTCGGAGCACTGGGCGTATTTTGTTATTTAGGGGCAGAGGTGGGGATCGTCAGTTTTTTAATCCGGTATGCCAAATCCCTGGAAATAAATGAATTAAGTGAGCAAAAAGCGGCTCTTTTTATCACGCTTTTCATGGCTTTGGTTTTGGTCGGACGGCTGTCAGGGGCGTACTTTCTACAAAAAGTAAACCCCTCCAAAATGTTGATGGCCTGTGCGTTGGGGGCGATAGGGTTGGTGACAGTGGCAATTTTGAGTACCGGCTATGTTTCGATTGTCTCTCTTTCAATCGTGGGGCTTTGTACCTCGGTGATGTACCCCATTTTGTTTACGTTGAGCATCAAAAATTTGGGTGCTTACACCAAAACGGGTTCGTCGTTGATTATCATGAGCATTGTAGGTGGGGCCATTGTCCCGCCGCTCATGGGGCTCGTTTCTGATATGTACAGCATTCGCTTTGCCTTTGTTTTACCCATTTTGTGTTACGCTTACATTTTTTATTACGCCCAGAAAGGCCATGTTATCAAGTAG
- a CDS encoding L-rhamnose mutarotase, with translation MQTQRTCLALDLKDNDELIAQYEHFHQPEHIWPEIPKGIRAGGIVDMQIYRLRTRLFMIVETEEGIDLNTAFEAIGKMPLQAEWAAFMEGFQQRLAEAKPHEHWAEMKPVFMLNDCLK, from the coding sequence ATGCAAACGCAAAGAACCTGTTTAGCCCTCGATTTAAAGGACAACGACGAACTCATTGCCCAATACGAACATTTTCACCAGCCCGAACACATTTGGCCCGAAATCCCGAAGGGTATCAGAGCGGGCGGAATTGTTGATATGCAAATTTATCGCCTCAGGACCCGGCTGTTTATGATTGTCGAAACCGAAGAAGGTATTGACCTAAATACGGCTTTTGAAGCCATTGGTAAAATGCCTCTGCAAGCCGAATGGGCGGCTTTTATGGAGGGATTCCAACAACGATTGGCCGAAGCCAAACCCCACGAACACTGGGCTGAAATGAAACCTGTTTTTATGTTAAATGATTGTCTGAAGTGA